A genomic region of Vitis vinifera cultivar Pinot Noir 40024 chromosome 7, ASM3070453v1 contains the following coding sequences:
- the LOC100243998 gene encoding uncharacterized protein LOC100243998 codes for MGNENHLQPINVGKSHEGHPYIENEESGVCSTRHSIDKEAGLATCRVCQCAESDRRGEAALGFLGITPPVQEARKSDELIKTNSKEVLKEAEDYASPTKNGRRESDFVEFVSPQGEVFICNTDIEMGSCHHQDTLIELGCSCKNDLALVHYACALKWFVNHGSTICEICGCIAKNVRTSDFKKVVGSLKEYEALRERTASGEPVVQVRTNLGVDPDAVAAIQRQRLSEISLWFNPHNNNNNNNNSAVASQVVSEQHLNIVAEDFVPAENPATKWAVEGTGILLATGLLTVTLAWLIAPRVGKKTAKSGLHILLGGICALTVVVFFRFIVLTRIKYGPARYWAILFVFWFLVFGIWASRTHGAHTT; via the exons ATGGGTAATGAAAATCACCTACAGCCAATTAATGTTGGAAAAAGCCATGAAGGTCACCCCTATATTGAAAATGAGGAATCGGGGGTGTGCTCTACACGTCACAGTATAGATAAAGAAGCAGGCTTGGCAACCTGTCGGGTATGCCAATGTGCTGAATCTGACAGAAGGGGAGAGGCTGCATTGGGATTTTTGGGTATCACTCCTCCAGTACAAGAAGCTCGAAAAAGTGATGAACTCATCAAGACTAATAGCAAGGAAGTCCTGAAAGAAGCTGAAGATTATGCTTCCCctaccaaaaatggtagaagagAATCTGATTTTGTTGAGTTTGTAAGCCCTCAAGGGGAAGTTTTCATTTGTAATACTGATATAGAAATGGGTTCATGCCATCATCAAGATACATTAATTGAGCTTGGTTGTTCTTGCAAAAATGATCTTGCCCTAGTTCACTATGCCTGTGCACTCAAATGGTTTGTTAACCATGGATCTACTATTTGTGAAATCTGTGGATGCATTGCAAAAAATGTCAGAACTTCTGACTTCAAAAAAGTTGTTGGTTCTTTGAAGGAGTATGAAGCTTTAAGGGAAAGGACTGCTAGCGGGGAACCTGTTGTCCAGGTGCGGACAAATTTAGGTGTAGATCCTGATGCTGTTGCAGCAATTCAAAGGCAAAGGCTAAGTGAGATATCACTGTGGTTTAATCCacataacaataacaataacaataacaattcTGCTGTAGCTTCACAGGTTGTCTCGGAACAACATTTGAATATTGTCGCAGAAGATTTTGTTCCTGCTGAAAATCCTGCAACCAAATGGGCTGTGGAAGGTACCGGAATTCTGCTTGCTACAGGGCTACTTACTGTTACTCTTGCATGGCTCATTGCTCCTCGTGTTGGAAAG AAAACTGCAAAAAGTGGTCTTCATATTCTTCTTGGAGGCATTTGTGCTTTAACAGTTGTGGTCTTCTTTCGCTTT ATTGTGCTAACCAGAATCAAGTATGGGCCTGCTCGGTACTGGGCTATCTTGTTTGTCTTCTGGTTTCTTGTGTTTGGTATATGGGCTTCACGAACACATGGTGCTCATACTACATGA